In the Sinorhizobium arboris LMG 14919 genome, one interval contains:
- the trhA gene encoding PAQR family membrane homeostasis protein TrhA codes for MKVAGVKWDYDRSELIADAIVHGIGLSAALVGVTALIFYATVWSTSGQLAAASIYGGGLIATLSVSFLYNLFPVSRTKWFLRRLDHSGIFVLIAATYTPFLQRGWDNPFLFSMLIGIWLIAVAGIALKCLLPGRFDRLAILLYLAMGWSGLLAAKSLFTALSPTTLTLIVIGGIIYSIGVIFHVWERLRFQNAIWHGFVVAGSAVHYSAVLTCISSSTAT; via the coding sequence GTGAAAGTTGCCGGCGTCAAATGGGACTACGACCGATCGGAGTTGATCGCCGATGCGATCGTCCATGGGATCGGCCTTTCGGCGGCACTTGTCGGTGTTACCGCGCTGATTTTTTACGCCACCGTCTGGAGCACCTCCGGGCAATTGGCAGCAGCTTCAATCTATGGCGGCGGGCTCATCGCAACCCTGTCGGTTTCCTTTCTCTATAATCTCTTTCCGGTATCCCGGACCAAGTGGTTTCTGCGCCGTCTGGACCACTCCGGCATATTCGTCCTGATCGCGGCAACCTACACGCCGTTCCTGCAGCGCGGCTGGGATAACCCGTTCCTCTTCTCGATGCTGATCGGCATCTGGCTTATCGCGGTCGCCGGCATCGCCCTGAAATGCCTCCTGCCCGGGCGTTTCGATCGGTTGGCGATCCTGCTCTACCTGGCGATGGGCTGGAGCGGTCTGCTCGCCGCAAAGTCCCTGTTTACGGCCCTGAGCCCGACGACGCTCACGCTGATCGTCATCGGTGGAATCATCTATTCGATCGGGGTCATCTTCCACGTCTGGGAGCGTCTGCGCTTCCAGAACGCCATCTGGCACGGCTTCGTCGTCGCCGGGTCGGCTGTGCATTATTCCGCGGTGCTGACCTGCATCAGCAGTTCCACCGCAACGTAG
- the msrB gene encoding peptide-methionine (R)-S-oxide reductase MsrB, translating into MPESRMPKITKTDEEWRACLTPEQYRITREHGTERAFTGPFLDNKRHGTYKCVCCGRPLFRSDTKFDSGCGWPSYFAPVDPDAIAEYVDRSHFMVRTEIRCAACDAHLGHVFPDGPPPTGLRYCLNGTAMTFEED; encoded by the coding sequence ATGCCGGAAAGCCGGATGCCGAAGATCACGAAGACGGACGAGGAGTGGCGGGCATGTCTGACGCCCGAGCAATACCGCATCACGCGCGAGCATGGCACGGAACGCGCCTTCACCGGTCCCTTCCTCGACAACAAGCGGCACGGCACGTACAAATGCGTCTGTTGCGGCCGTCCGCTCTTCCGCTCGGACACGAAATTCGATTCGGGCTGCGGCTGGCCCAGCTATTTCGCCCCGGTCGATCCGGACGCGATCGCCGAATATGTCGACCGATCGCACTTCATGGTCAGGACGGAGATCCGCTGCGCCGCCTGCGACGCACATCTCGGCCACGTCTTCCCTGACGGCCCTCCGCCGACGGGTCTGCGTTACTGCCTCAACGGTACGGCAATGACATTCGAGGAGGATTGA
- a CDS encoding putative monovalent cation/H+ antiporter subunit A yields the protein MDAAALTFLALGLPFAAAAVAPALTRLLGGDAAWLLALAPLAIFAHFAGFIPEVAAGEFVTGGYVWIPSFNVSFSWLVDGLSLTFALLISGIGALIVLYSGGYLKGHPDQGRFFSFILMFMGSMQGLVLSDSFLMLFVFWELTSITSFLLIGFDHSREAARRAALQALVVTGGGGLALLAGLLILWNVSGITQFSLLLSFGDELKQSPFYLAVLLLVLGGAFTKSAQFPFHFWLPNAMEAPTPVSAYLHSATMVKAGVYLLMRLNPVLGGTTEWQILLPLFGVTTLVAGAALAVRQTDLKMMLAYTTMSSLGLLVMLTGLGLPHAVEAAVLYLVAHALFKGALFMVAGIIDHETGTRDLTKLGGLRRAMPLTFGIALAAALSMGGLPPFFGFLAKEEIYGALSGFDRRSMVFAALTILGNGLMFAVGFAIALKPFLGPKVETPRHAHEAPVLLWLGPAILAATGLSIALLSGLAHRFVTSPMASAVAGEPRTVTISLVPHLSVALLLSVVTLAVGVALFLNLARLRAAMAAVLADIGWGPDRGFDQFMRGLVRFAVATTRRLQSGRLDSYMTLTFVLVAAVMLALPLRYGEFPRAPFFSGDVPLHEFAIMAIAVLGLLAVLLAADRLTAIVSLGIQGFAVAVLFLLYGAPDLAFTQFMIETLSVVVLALVMTRLRLSPSDHRPFRQKLPDFTIALVCGIGFGLFLLRVTGVPFDSTLTDFFNLYSKSIAHGANVVNVIIVDFRGTDTLGEIAVVLVAGLSILSLVRLRAGSLRRGEQSEIAAAVANTKEPV from the coding sequence ATGGATGCCGCGGCCCTGACATTTCTGGCCCTCGGTCTACCCTTTGCCGCGGCGGCAGTCGCACCGGCTTTGACCCGGCTCCTCGGCGGGGATGCCGCCTGGCTGTTGGCGCTTGCGCCACTCGCGATCTTCGCGCATTTCGCGGGCTTCATTCCGGAAGTTGCCGCTGGTGAGTTCGTTACCGGCGGCTATGTCTGGATACCGTCCTTCAATGTCAGCTTCTCCTGGCTGGTCGATGGCTTGTCGCTCACCTTCGCGCTTCTGATTTCGGGTATCGGGGCGCTGATCGTTCTCTATTCCGGCGGTTATCTGAAGGGGCATCCCGACCAGGGCCGCTTCTTTTCGTTCATCCTCATGTTCATGGGATCGATGCAGGGTCTCGTCCTCTCGGACAGTTTCCTGATGCTCTTCGTCTTCTGGGAACTGACGTCGATCACCTCGTTCCTGCTGATCGGTTTCGATCACAGCCGCGAGGCGGCGCGCCGCGCTGCTTTGCAGGCCCTGGTCGTGACCGGGGGAGGCGGGCTCGCGCTGCTCGCCGGGCTCCTCATCCTGTGGAACGTCAGCGGCATTACCCAGTTTTCGCTGCTCCTGTCGTTCGGCGACGAACTGAAGCAAAGCCCGTTCTACCTCGCAGTGCTGCTCCTCGTACTCGGCGGAGCATTCACCAAGTCGGCCCAGTTTCCGTTTCACTTCTGGTTGCCGAATGCCATGGAAGCGCCGACGCCGGTTTCGGCCTATCTGCACTCGGCGACGATGGTGAAGGCGGGTGTCTATCTTCTGATGCGGCTTAACCCGGTGCTCGGCGGCACGACGGAGTGGCAGATTCTGCTGCCGCTATTCGGCGTGACGACGCTCGTCGCCGGAGCCGCCCTGGCAGTGCGCCAGACGGACCTGAAGATGATGCTGGCCTATACGACGATGTCGTCGCTCGGCCTTCTGGTCATGCTGACCGGCCTCGGCCTGCCGCACGCTGTCGAAGCCGCCGTGCTGTATCTGGTAGCGCACGCCCTGTTCAAGGGGGCGCTGTTCATGGTGGCCGGCATCATCGATCATGAAACCGGCACGCGCGATCTGACGAAGCTCGGCGGGCTGCGCAGGGCCATGCCTCTGACCTTTGGCATAGCCCTTGCGGCGGCCCTGTCGATGGGTGGCCTGCCGCCCTTCTTCGGGTTTCTCGCGAAAGAGGAAATCTATGGCGCTCTCTCCGGTTTCGACCGCCGTTCCATGGTCTTCGCGGCATTGACCATCCTCGGCAACGGCCTGATGTTTGCCGTCGGTTTCGCAATTGCTCTAAAGCCGTTTCTCGGCCCGAAGGTGGAGACGCCGAGACATGCCCACGAAGCACCGGTGCTCCTCTGGCTCGGACCGGCTATCCTGGCCGCGACGGGCCTTTCCATCGCGCTGTTGTCGGGCCTCGCTCATCGATTCGTTACCTCGCCCATGGCCTCGGCCGTTGCGGGCGAGCCGAGGACCGTGACGATTTCGCTGGTGCCTCATCTCAGCGTCGCGCTGTTGCTCTCCGTCGTGACGCTGGCGGTCGGCGTCGCTCTATTCCTCAATCTGGCGCGGCTGCGGGCAGCCATGGCGGCGGTGCTTGCCGACATCGGCTGGGGACCGGATCGAGGCTTCGACCAGTTCATGCGTGGCCTCGTGCGGTTTGCGGTTGCTACGACCCGCCGATTGCAAAGCGGCCGGCTGGACAGCTATATGACCCTGACCTTCGTGCTGGTCGCCGCCGTGATGCTGGCGTTGCCGCTGCGCTATGGCGAATTCCCACGCGCGCCGTTCTTTTCGGGCGATGTTCCGCTGCACGAATTCGCGATAATGGCGATCGCCGTCCTCGGCCTCCTCGCCGTGCTGCTGGCCGCAGACCGGCTGACGGCGATCGTATCGCTCGGAATCCAGGGCTTCGCCGTTGCGGTGCTTTTTCTGCTTTATGGCGCTCCGGACCTTGCCTTCACTCAATTCATGATAGAGACGCTGTCCGTCGTCGTGCTGGCACTGGTGATGACCCGGCTGCGGCTGTCTCCTTCGGACCATCGGCCGTTCAGACAGAAGCTCCCCGACTTCACGATAGCGCTCGTTTGCGGGATCGGGTTCGGTCTTTTCCTCCTCCGGGTCACAGGCGTGCCGTTCGATTCGACGCTGACGGATTTCTTCAATCTCTATTCGAAATCGATTGCGCACGGCGCGAACGTTGTCAACGTCATCATCGTCGACTTCCGCGGCACGGATACGCTCGGCGAAATTGCCGTCGTGCTGGTTGCGGGCCTGTCCATCCTTTCGCTCGTGCGCCTGCGGGCGGGGTCGTTGAGACGGGGCGAACAGAGCGAGATCGCTGCCGCTGTTGCGAATACGAAGGAGCCGGTATGA
- a CDS encoding Na(+)/H(+) antiporter subunit B, with protein MKSIIFRTVAPFLAGLMMLFSIFVLLRGHNEPGGGFIGGLIAVSALAIYGIAHGVETVRRAIYFHPMAIAGAGLFAATVAGLVSLAARVPFMTGLWIYPSILGVEVPLSTVTLFDTGVYLVVVGSISSIALSLEERGGA; from the coding sequence ATGAAGTCGATTATCTTTCGGACGGTCGCACCCTTCCTCGCCGGATTGATGATGCTCTTTTCGATCTTCGTGCTGTTGCGCGGACACAACGAGCCCGGAGGCGGCTTCATCGGCGGATTGATCGCCGTCTCGGCACTGGCGATCTACGGTATCGCCCATGGCGTCGAGACGGTACGGCGAGCGATTTATTTCCATCCGATGGCTATCGCCGGCGCCGGCCTCTTCGCCGCTACTGTGGCCGGGCTGGTGTCTCTTGCCGCGCGTGTGCCCTTCATGACGGGGCTGTGGATCTATCCCTCCATCCTCGGCGTCGAAGTTCCGCTCTCCACCGTGACGCTGTTCGACACGGGGGTCTACCTGGTCGTCGTCGGTTCCATCAGCTCTATCGCACTCTCGCTCGAAGAAAGAGGAGGCGCCTGA
- a CDS encoding Na+/H+ antiporter subunit C codes for MEAWFSLLVTVFFTVAIYLLLSKSIIRILLGVAILGNAVNLLIFTGGRLTRDVPPVIAQGADVLAGPAANALPQALILTAIVISFSFFAFLLVLAWRAYEDLATDNTDEMRVAEPVNEPAPPLGY; via the coding sequence ATGGAAGCTTGGTTTTCGCTGCTGGTCACGGTTTTCTTCACCGTCGCCATTTACCTGCTTCTGTCGAAGTCCATCATCCGCATCCTGTTGGGCGTGGCGATTTTGGGCAACGCGGTGAATCTGTTGATTTTCACCGGCGGCCGCCTGACTCGCGACGTCCCGCCGGTCATCGCGCAAGGCGCCGATGTGCTTGCCGGTCCGGCGGCCAATGCCTTGCCGCAGGCGCTGATCCTCACCGCAATCGTCATCTCCTTCTCTTTCTTCGCCTTTCTCCTCGTTCTTGCCTGGCGCGCCTATGAAGACCTCGCGACGGACAACACGGACGAAATGCGTGTTGCGGAACCGGTGAACGAGCCGGCACCGCCGCTGGGATACTGA